A single Mangrovimonas sp. YM274 DNA region contains:
- the corA gene encoding magnesium/cobalt transporter CorA, with the protein MGKKRTAKYKKHIGKAPGTLIYTGEKNSQQLFIESFDYNPEGVTEKELKNIEDVFGYKTTESITWVNINGLNHIEAIEKAGDHYGLHPLILEDIVNTSQRPKIDEYDDYIFISLKMLHLDANENVIIEQVSLVMGDRYVLTFQEAEGDVFDNVRERIRAGKGRIRSMGSDYLLYALVDAIVDHYYVVSEMLGNKIEDIEESIFEGSMTDNMSIQILMLKKELLKVRRAIFPLREIISRIEKSESSLIDKKSIQFYRDIYDHVIQLSDNIDIFREMIWSLMDMYMTTISNRMNEVMKVLTIIATIFIPLTFIAGIYGMNFDHMPELHLKYGYYIVWIVMVAVFFAMVVYFKRKKWL; encoded by the coding sequence ATGGGAAAAAAAAGAACCGCAAAATATAAAAAACATATAGGCAAAGCCCCTGGAACGCTTATCTACACTGGGGAAAAAAACAGCCAACAGCTTTTTATTGAATCTTTCGATTACAACCCTGAAGGGGTAACTGAAAAGGAACTCAAAAACATTGAAGATGTCTTCGGTTACAAAACCACCGAATCCATTACTTGGGTGAACATTAATGGCCTCAATCACATTGAAGCTATTGAAAAAGCCGGTGATCATTATGGTCTCCATCCATTAATTCTTGAAGATATTGTCAACACTTCACAACGTCCCAAAATTGACGAATATGACGACTATATCTTTATTTCCCTAAAGATGTTACATCTAGATGCTAACGAAAATGTGATTATTGAACAAGTAAGTTTAGTCATGGGAGACCGTTATGTACTTACTTTTCAAGAGGCCGAAGGTGATGTTTTTGATAACGTAAGGGAGCGTATTCGTGCAGGCAAGGGTCGCATTAGAAGTATGGGGTCTGATTATCTTTTATACGCTTTGGTAGATGCCATTGTGGACCATTATTATGTGGTAAGTGAAATGCTAGGTAATAAAATTGAAGACATTGAAGAATCCATATTTGAAGGCAGCATGACAGACAACATGAGCATTCAAATACTGATGCTAAAAAAGGAATTGCTAAAGGTGAGGCGTGCTATTTTTCCTTTAAGGGAAATCATTAGTCGAATTGAAAAGAGCGAAAGTTCTCTTATAGACAAAAAATCAATTCAATTTTACAGAGACATCTATGACCACGTCATCCAGCTCTCTGACAACATCGATATTTTCAGAGAGATGATTTGGAGTTTAATGGACATGTACATGACCACTATCAGCAATCGCATGAACGAAGTCATGAAAGTCCTAACCATTATCGCTACCATTTTTATTCCCCTTACCTTCATCGCTGGAATTTATGGCATGAATTTCGACCATATGCCTGAACTCCATCTTAAATACGGCTATTATATTGTTTGGATTGTAATGGTTGCCGTGTTTTTTGCCATGGTAGTTTATTTTAAAAGAAAGAAGTGGTTGTGA
- a CDS encoding Maf-like protein, translating into MLNDQLKSYHIVLASGSPRRQQFFKDLGLDFEIVLKPVEEEYPNRLRHFEISDYLAQLKAIPFKEELKENTILITSDTIVWHNNEALGKPKTKQEAFQMLSSMSGKTHEVITSVCFTTTSIEKTVNAITKVTFKDLTAEEINYYINTCQPFDKAGAYGIQEWIGQIGITKIEGSYFNVVGLPTHLVYKTLLGLID; encoded by the coding sequence ATGCTGAACGACCAACTAAAATCCTACCACATTGTCCTAGCTTCTGGTTCTCCCAGAAGGCAACAGTTTTTCAAAGACCTTGGATTAGATTTTGAAATCGTCCTAAAACCTGTTGAAGAAGAATATCCCAATAGGCTGAGACATTTCGAGATCAGTGATTATTTGGCTCAGCTAAAAGCCATCCCTTTTAAGGAGGAACTTAAAGAAAATACCATTCTCATTACCAGCGACACCATTGTTTGGCACAACAATGAAGCATTGGGCAAGCCCAAAACTAAGCAAGAGGCCTTCCAAATGTTAAGCTCCATGAGCGGGAAGACCCACGAAGTCATTACCTCGGTATGTTTTACAACCACCTCCATTGAAAAAACGGTAAATGCCATTACCAAGGTGACCTTTAAAGACCTTACAGCCGAAGAAATCAATTACTACATCAACACCTGCCAACCTTTTGATAAAGCTGGAGCTTACGGCATCCAAGAATGGATTGGGCAAATTGGCATTACCAAAATTGAAGGCTCTTATTTTAATGTTGTAGGCCTCCCAACCCACCTTGTTTACAAAACGCTACTTGGTTTGATTGATTAA
- a CDS encoding geranylgeranylglycerol-phosphate geranylgeranyltransferase, with the protein MEILKLIRWKNLLMIALMQYLIKYAFFEPFGVDITLNLFGFSLLVLATLCIAAGGYVINDIYDVETDLINKPDHVIVGKTVSEQAANNLFIAFNVIGVGLGFYLSHLVGKSAFFATFIIVSGLLYVYASYLKPMPLVGNLVISAMVALSLIIVGLFELIPAITPANQETQLTFFTILWDYALFAFILNLLREMIKDIEDIDGDYKAGMNTLPIAIGRERAKKIVFAVSFIPLGGAIYYLINYLYGNMVAVVYFLGAIIAPMLYISIKIFMAESKKEFHFISNMIKLVMLLGMLSLIVYKYSLLD; encoded by the coding sequence GGTAGACATCACTTTAAACTTATTTGGGTTTTCACTTTTGGTATTAGCTACTTTGTGCATTGCTGCAGGAGGATATGTTATCAATGACATCTACGATGTGGAAACCGATTTAATTAACAAGCCAGACCACGTTATTGTTGGCAAAACCGTTTCGGAACAAGCGGCCAACAACCTTTTTATTGCCTTTAATGTCATAGGAGTTGGTCTTGGATTCTATTTATCACACTTGGTAGGTAAAAGTGCCTTTTTTGCAACCTTCATTATTGTTTCGGGATTACTGTATGTGTATGCATCCTATTTAAAACCCATGCCCTTGGTTGGAAATCTGGTTATTTCGGCTATGGTAGCTTTAAGCCTCATAATTGTTGGGTTATTTGAACTCATTCCCGCTATTACACCCGCCAACCAAGAAACGCAATTGACATTTTTCACCATTTTATGGGATTATGCCCTTTTCGCTTTCATTTTAAATTTATTGCGTGAAATGATCAAAGACATCGAGGACATTGATGGCGATTACAAAGCTGGAATGAATACTTTGCCCATTGCTATTGGCCGTGAACGCGCCAAGAAAATTGTCTTTGCCGTTTCCTTCATTCCCCTAGGAGGCGCCATTTATTATTTAATCAACTATTTGTACGGAAATATGGTGGCTGTCGTCTATTTTCTTGGGGCTATCATTGCTCCAATGCTTTACATATCCATCAAAATCTTTATGGCCGAAAGCAAAAAAGAATTTCATTTTATTAGCAATATGATTAAATTGGTCATGCTACTAGGAATGTTATCCTTGATTGTTTATAAATACAGTCTTTTAGATTAA
- a CDS encoding mechanosensitive ion channel domain-containing protein → MFFEAYQDKLIKAFILLIILLIIRAILKTAITKIGRNSGINEARIHLINRYTTVTLVLISLLFGAFIFGVKFEDMALVFSSVFAVIGIGLFAIWSILSNITSGVIMFFSFPYKVGDKIQIHDKDFPIEAIIEDIRAFQLHLRLDNGDLITYPNNLILQKPVTLIKKDAIDDGHDAL, encoded by the coding sequence ATGTTTTTTGAAGCTTATCAAGACAAGTTAATTAAGGCTTTTATCCTCCTTATCATTCTTCTAATCATAAGAGCCATCTTAAAAACAGCCATTACCAAAATTGGCCGAAATAGTGGAATTAACGAAGCTAGAATCCACCTTATCAACAGGTATACAACGGTAACTTTGGTATTGATAAGTTTGCTTTTTGGCGCCTTTATTTTCGGGGTTAAGTTTGAAGACATGGCCCTAGTGTTTTCATCGGTATTCGCAGTAATTGGGATTGGGTTGTTTGCCATTTGGTCCATTTTAAGCAACATTACCTCTGGAGTGATCATGTTTTTCTCATTCCCTTATAAAGTAGGGGACAAAATTCAAATTCACGATAAGGATTTCCCTATTGAAGCCATTATTGAAGACATTAGAGCTTTTCAATTGCACTTACGTTTGGATAACGGCGACCTTATCACCTATCCCAATAATCTCATTCTTCAAAAACCCGTAACACTTATCAAAAAAGATGCTATCGATGATGGACACGATGCTTTATAA